The following are from one region of the Acidobacteriota bacterium genome:
- a CDS encoding response regulator, translated as MTLELRADPAVVRGDRNQLYQALMNLAINARDAMPDGGTLTFTTAVARLSEADSQVLHLKRAGDYLAVEVSDTGPGIDPKVLPHIFEPFYSTKTAGQPAGLGLPMVYGTVQNHGGGIHVETRAGCGTSFRLYLPLQAEPAEAEAAGAAPAPVVGRVLVLDTEELVALFLQKLLQARDFTVTVFNDPHKALAFCQGETVPVDLAIMDLSMDESRGRAVFDAIRRTWPQVPVIITSGYASEEWIQEILNAGAVEYLPKPFQSGDVLAMIQSVLARR; from the coding sequence GTGACCCTGGAACTGCGGGCGGATCCGGCCGTGGTCCGCGGCGATCGCAATCAACTCTACCAGGCGCTCATGAATCTGGCCATCAACGCCCGCGACGCCATGCCCGACGGCGGGACCCTGACGTTCACCACCGCCGTGGCCCGGTTATCTGAAGCAGACAGCCAGGTGTTGCACCTAAAACGCGCGGGGGACTACCTGGCGGTGGAGGTTTCGGACACCGGCCCGGGCATCGACCCCAAGGTGCTTCCCCACATCTTTGAGCCGTTCTACAGCACGAAAACCGCGGGCCAGCCAGCCGGTCTGGGTTTGCCCATGGTGTACGGGACCGTCCAGAATCATGGCGGTGGGATTCACGTGGAAACCCGGGCCGGCTGCGGCACATCCTTTCGCCTGTACCTGCCGCTGCAAGCGGAACCTGCTGAAGCCGAAGCGGCTGGTGCGGCGCCGGCGCCGGTCGTGGGGCGGGTGCTGGTCCTGGACACCGAGGAGCTGGTGGCTCTCTTCCTCCAAAAGTTGCTGCAGGCACGGGATTTCACCGTGACTGTCTTCAACGATCCCCACAAAGCCCTGGCCTTCTGTCAGGGCGAAACCGTCCCCGTCGACCTGGCCATCATGGATCTGAGCATGGACGAGAGTCGGGGTCGCGCCGTATTCGACGCCATCCGCCGGACCTGGCCCCAGGTGCCCGTGATCATCACCAGCGGCTATGCCTCCGAGGAATGGATCCAGGAGATCCTCAACGCCGGCGCCGTCGAGTATCTGCCCAAACCGTTCCAATCCGGGGATGTGTTGGCGATGATCCAGTCCGTGCTGGCCCGGCGCTGA
- the galE gene encoding UDP-glucose 4-epimerase GalE — MKVIVTGGAGYIGSHTVQCLRHRGMAVHVLDDLSTGHRAAVLDAEFYELDLRRREAVAAVFAAVRPDAVIHFAAHCYVGESVINPRKYFEDNLATTLNVLGAMVDTRCHRFVFSSTCATYGDPVRVPIPEDHPQNPVNPYGESNLFIERILHRYHEAYGLRYAALRYFNAAGADPEGRLGESHDPETHLIPLIIRAVLDPGFNLTVFGEDYPTPDGTCIRDYIHVTDLADAHVRALDRLDATDGSFALNLGTGHGYSVLEVIRRLEAVAGRPVKRTLGPRRAGDPPVLVAAADRAVALLGWQCTHSSIDEILATAWRWHQAPRF, encoded by the coding sequence ATGAAGGTCATTGTCACCGGCGGCGCCGGCTACATCGGCAGCCACACGGTGCAGTGTCTCAGACACCGCGGCATGGCGGTGCATGTCCTGGATGACCTGTCCACCGGCCACCGCGCGGCGGTCCTCGACGCCGAGTTCTACGAGCTGGACCTGCGCCGCCGCGAGGCGGTCGCCGCGGTGTTCGCGGCCGTCCGGCCCGATGCCGTGATCCATTTCGCCGCCCACTGTTACGTGGGCGAGTCGGTGATCAATCCACGCAAGTACTTTGAAGACAACCTGGCCACGACGCTCAACGTGCTGGGCGCGATGGTGGATACCCGCTGTCACCGCTTCGTTTTTTCGTCCACCTGCGCCACCTACGGCGACCCTGTCCGGGTGCCCATTCCCGAGGATCATCCCCAGAACCCGGTCAATCCGTACGGGGAGTCCAATCTGTTCATCGAGCGGATCCTGCACCGCTACCATGAGGCCTACGGGCTCCGCTACGCCGCGCTCCGCTATTTCAACGCGGCGGGCGCCGATCCCGAGGGCCGGTTGGGCGAAAGCCATGATCCGGAAACCCACCTGATTCCCCTGATCATCCGCGCGGTGCTGGACCCCGGATTCAACCTCACAGTGTTCGGCGAAGACTATCCCACACCCGACGGCACCTGCATCCGCGATTACATCCACGTGACCGATTTGGCCGACGCCCACGTCCGGGCGCTGGACCGCCTGGACGCGACCGACGGGAGCTTCGCCCTGAATCTGGGAACCGGTCACGGGTACTCGGTGCTGGAGGTGATCCGCCGGCTGGAGGCCGTGGCCGGGCGGCCGGTCAAACGCACGCTCGGACCCCGCCGCGCGGGTGATCCACCGGTGCTCGTGGCGGCGGCCGACCGCGCCGTCGCACTGCTCGGCTGGCAATGCACCCATTCATCCATCGACGAAATCCTGGCCACGGCGTGGCGGTGGCACCAGGCGCCGCGGTTCTGA